Proteins found in one Triticum urartu cultivar G1812 chromosome 4, Tu2.1, whole genome shotgun sequence genomic segment:
- the LOC125553056 gene encoding pentatricopeptide repeat-containing protein At3g16610-like, with product MRPRLPATKLKPAAAPPRRPPPPPAAARLLSTAAPPSDPCHLQQQQQQQQLDLDDHIARGDLTRARHLFDRMPDPDARAYNSLIRAYSWRGPAHAAGALALYAAMLRDARCPPNKYTFPFVLKACSVLQDLRAGRAIHRHAARAGLHADLFVCTALIDLYMKCARFVPAAAVFHAMPARDAVAWNAMLAGYALHGMYHHALECLLRMQEGCASLRPNASTLVALLPLLAQQSALCQGKSVHAYSVRASLHDKDGVLVGTALLDMYAKCGELLYARRVFEAMPIRNDVTWSAIIGGFVVCGRMTEAFGLFKDMLAQGLGFLSPTSVASALRACASLADLHIGKQLHVLLAKSGLHSDLTAGNSLLSMYAKAGLIDEATALFDEMAAKDTVSYSALVSGYVQNGMADAAFLVFRKMQACNVQPDVATMVSLIPACAHLAALQHGKCSHGSVIVRGMAPETSICNALMDMYAKCGRIDLSRQIFDVMPARDIVSWNTMIAGYGIHGLGKEATALFLDMNNHACEPDGVTFICLISACSHSGLVTEGKRWFHMMAHKYGITPRMEHYISMVDLLARGGFLDEAYQFIQSMPMKADVRVWGALLAACRVHKNIDLGKQVARMIQKLGPEGTGNFVLLSNMFSAAGRFDEAAEVRIIQKEKGFKKSPGCSWIEINGSLHAFIGGDRSHPRSPEIYQELDNILVDINKLGYQADTSFVLQDLEEEEKEKALLYHSEKLAIAFGVLTLSEDKTIFVTKNLRVCGDCHTVIKYMSLVRRRDIIVRDANRFHHFKNGQCSCGDFW from the coding sequence ATGCGGCCGCGACTTCCCGCCACCAAACTCAAACCGGCCGCCGCACCACCAcgccgcccgcctcctcctccggcagcCGCCCGCCTCCTCTCCACCGCCGCACCACCTTCCGACCCATGCCACCtccagcaacagcagcagcagcagcagctcgaCCTCGATGACCACATCGCCCGGGGCGACCTCACGCGCGCCCGCCACCTGTTCGACCGAATGCCGGACCCGGACGCCCGCGCGTACAACTCCCTCATCCGGGCCTACTCCTGGCGCGGCCCCGCCCACGCCGCCGGCGCGCTCGCCCTCTACGCTGCCATGCTCCGCGACGCCCGCTGCCCGCCCAACAAGTACACCTTCCCCTTCGTCCTCAAGGCCTGCTCCGTCCTCCAGGACCTCCGCGCGGGCCGCGCCATCCACCGCCACGCCGCCCGCGCGGGCCTCCACGCCGACCTCTTCGTGTGCACCGCCCTCATCGACCTCTACATGAAGTGCGCCCGCttcgtccccgccgccgccgtcttccACGCCATGCCCGCCAGGGACGCCGTCGCGTGGAACGCCATGCTTGCCGGCTACGCGCTGCACGGCATGTACCACCACGCGCTCGAGTGCCTCCTCCGCATGCAGGAGGGATGCGCCAGCCTCAGGCCCAACGCTTCCACCCTCGTCGCCCTCCTCCCGCTGCTCGCCCAGCAGAGCGCGCTCTGTCAAGGAAAGTCGGTGCATGCCTACAGCGTCCGTGCCTCTCTCCACGACAAGGACGGGGTGCTCGTCGGCACCGCGCTGCTGGACATGTACGCAAAGTGCGGGGAATTGCTCTACGCACGCAGGGTCTTCGAGGCCATGCCCATCAGGAACGATGTTACTTGGAGCGCCATCATTGGAGGTTTTGTGGTTTGCGGCAGGATGACGGAGGCCTTCGGTCTGTTCAAGGACATGCTGGCACAAGGACTGGGCTTCCTTTCCCCGACCTCCGTCGCCAGCGCTCTCAGAGCCTGCGCCAGCCTGGCCGATCTCCACATCGGTAAACAGCTTCATGTCTTGCTTGCGAAATCTGGCCTCCACTCTGACCTGACCGCCGGGAACTCGCTCCTCTCGATGTATGCCAAGGCTGGGTTGATCGACGAAGCTACTGCCCTTTTTGATGAGATGGCGGCCAAGGACACGGTCTCTTACAGTGCACTCGTATCAGGATATGTGCAGAATGGCATGGCGGATGCAGCGTTTCTCGTCTTCAGGAAGATGCAGGCCTGCAACGTGCAGCCGGATGTTGCCACAATGGTGTCACTCATCCCAGCGTGTGCACACCTGGCGGCTTTGCAGCATGGCAAGTGCAGCCATGGTTCCGTCATAGTTCGTGGAATGGCACCAGAGACCTCTATCTGCAATGCCTTGATGGATATGTATGCAAAGTGTGGAAGGATTGATCTCTCCAGACAGATCTTTGATGTCATGCCAGCTCGGGATATTGTGTCGTGGAATACTATGATTGCGGGATACGGAATCCATGGGCTCGGGAAAGAAGCCACTGCGCTGTTCTTGGACATGAACAATCACGCTTGTGAACCTGATGGCGTCACATTCATTTGCCTAATTTCGGCGTGCAGCCATTCCGGGCTCGTGACTGAAGGGAAACGCTGGTTTCACATGATGGCACATAAGTATGGTATAACTCCAAGGATGGAGCACTATATCAGCATGGTTGATCTTTTGGCGAGGGGGGGTTTCCTTGATGAAGCCTATCAGTTTATCCAGAGCATGCCAATGAAAGCAGATGTTCGTGTATGGGGAGCCTTGCTTGCAGCTTGCCGGGTTCATAAGAACATCGATTTAGGAAAGCAAGTAGCTAGGATGATCCAGAAACTAGGACCTGAGGGGACTGGTAACTTTGTTCTGTTGTCCAACATGTTCAGCGCGGCTGGGAGATTTGACGAGGCAGCAGAAGTTCGAATAATACAGAAGGAGAAGGGGTTCAAGAAGAGCCCTGGCTGCAGTTGGATCGAGATAAATGGCTCTCTGCATGCATTTATTGGCGGGGACAGATCTCATCCACGGTCACCTGAGATATATCAAGAGCTGGATAACATCCTGGTAGATATTAATAAATTGGGTTACCAGGCTGATACAAGTTTTGTTCTCCAAGATCTTGAGGAAGAGGAAAAGGAGAAGGCGCTTCTTTATCACAGCGAAAAGCTAGCAATAGCTTTTGGTGTCCTCACACTTAGTGAAGATAAGACCATTTTTGTTACGAAGAATCTCCGTGTGTGTGGAGATTGCCATACTGTTATCAAGTACATGAGCTTAGTCAGGAGAAGGGATATAATCGTCAGAGATGCCAATAGATTTCATCATTTCAAGAATGGGCAATGCAGCTGTGGAGATTTTTGGTGA
- the LOC125553058 gene encoding dnaJ homolog subfamily B member 12-like gives MFGFDPMAPGGRSSGGNAVDAAERLHRLAEQRFLVGDVAGALRAAREAQARCRALQGLAHALAAYEVHVAAAVSRASGRNWYAVLSVGARTSLPSGGVGVSHEDVKRRYRRLCLVLHPDKNRSAAADGAFKLLQQAWGALSVGQRHGSHQAALCPDAVAAIPPATTSRSCREA, from the coding sequence ATGTTTGGTTTCGATCCCATGGCGCCCGGCGGAAGGAGCAGCGGCGGCAACGCGGTGGACGCGGCGGAGAGGCTTCACAGGCTCGCCGAGCAGCGCTTCCTCGTCGGCGACGTGGCCGGGGCGCTCCGGGCGGCGCGGGAGGCCCAGGCGCGCTGCCGGGCGCTCCAGGGGCTCGCGCACGCCCTCGCCGCCTACGAGGTCCACGTCGCCGCGGCCGTCTCCCGCGCCAGCGGCAGGAACTGGTACGCCGTCCTCAGCGTCGGCGCCCGGACGTCGCTGCCGAGTGGCGGCGTCGGTGTCTCGCACGAGGACGTCAAGCGGCGGTACCGCCGGCTCTGCCTCGTTCTTCACCCCGACAAGaaccgctccgccgccgccgacggcgCGTTCAAGCTGCTCCAGCAGGCGTGGGGGGCGCTCTCGGTCGGCCAGCGCCACGGGAGTCACCAGGCCGCGCTctgccccgacgccgtcgccgcgaTCCCGCCCGCCACCACCTCCCGCTCCTGCCGCGAAGCCTAG